The Lewinellaceae bacterium genome has a segment encoding these proteins:
- a CDS encoding trypsin-like peptidase domain-containing protein produces MNDIIELFRNAVIQIATPNTTGTGFFLKEPGLLVTNDHIVRGNRFVIVEGDKLEKQLTRVIYTDPLYDLAFLRPEKTEALPRINLMSPYSLKEGDPVTAVGHPYGLKYSATQGIVSNLKEETNDIFYIQHDAALNPGNSGGPLINKKGEVVGINTFIVKDSNNIGFSLPANYIAKTIDEFKKINGEEAVRCHSCANIVSNIELKNGYCNHCGTRLQLPSEVEEYEPAGLALTIETILERTGHNVALARRGANNWEIKQGSAQINIFYHEKSGLITGDAYLCLLPKSDIEHLYEYLLKQNGKMDGLNFSVKDQDVILSLLIFDRYFNVETGLKLFENLFAKADYYDNILVDKFGAFWKYDSE; encoded by the coding sequence ACGGGGTTTTTCCTCAAAGAACCTGGTTTGTTGGTTACCAATGATCATATCGTGAGAGGAAACCGATTTGTTATCGTGGAAGGAGACAAGCTGGAAAAACAACTGACCCGGGTCATTTATACCGACCCATTATACGATTTAGCTTTCTTAAGGCCTGAAAAAACAGAAGCCTTGCCCCGGATCAACCTGATGAGCCCTTATTCGCTAAAGGAAGGGGATCCGGTTACTGCCGTCGGGCATCCCTATGGATTGAAATATTCTGCAACCCAGGGTATTGTCTCCAATTTGAAGGAAGAAACTAATGATATTTTTTATATACAGCATGATGCCGCCCTGAATCCCGGGAATAGTGGCGGGCCGTTGATCAACAAAAAAGGAGAAGTGGTAGGAATCAATACGTTCATTGTGAAGGACAGTAATAATATTGGATTTTCCCTACCGGCCAATTATATTGCCAAAACCATTGATGAGTTTAAGAAAATAAATGGAGAAGAGGCTGTTCGGTGTCATTCTTGTGCCAATATTGTATCCAATATCGAGCTGAAAAACGGTTATTGCAATCATTGCGGTACCCGGCTACAGTTGCCCAGCGAGGTGGAAGAATACGAACCAGCAGGACTGGCTTTGACGATAGAGACCATTTTGGAAAGAACGGGGCATAATGTGGCACTCGCAAGACGAGGTGCCAATAATTGGGAGATCAAGCAGGGAAGTGCACAGATCAACATATTTTATCACGAGAAATCAGGACTTATTACAGGGGATGCTTATTTGTGCCTGTTGCCTAAATCAGACATTGAACATCTGTATGAATATCTGTTAAAGCAAAATGGTAAAATGGACGGGTTGAATTTCAGCGTTAAAGATCAGGATGTCATTTTATCGTTATTAATTTTTGACAGGTATTTCAATGTAGAAACCGGATTGAAGTTATTTGAAAACCTGTTTGCCAAAGCAGATTATTACGATAATATTCTTGTCGACAAATTCGGAGCGTTTTGGAAATACGATTCAGAATAA